A section of the Tenrec ecaudatus isolate mTenEca1 chromosome 10, mTenEca1.hap1, whole genome shotgun sequence genome encodes:
- the PDCL gene encoding phosducin-like protein → MTTLDDKLLGEKLQYYYSSSEDEDSDPEDKDRSRGALASSSMSVEAEQTGEGISVNTGPKGVINDWRRFKQLETEQKEEQCREMERLIKKLSMTCRSHLDEEEEQQKQKELQEKISGKMTLKDFAQLREAQDDDDEFLQQYRKQRMEEMRQQLHQGPQFKQVFEIPSGEEFLDMIDKEQKSTLILVHIYEDGILGTEAMNGCMTCLAAEYPAVKFCRVRSSVIGASSRFTRNALPALLIYKGGELIGNFVRVTDQLGEDFFAVDLEAFLQEFGLLPEKEVLVLTSVHNSAACHSEDSDLEID, encoded by the exons ATGACTACCCTGGATGATAAATTGCTGGGAGAAAAGCTGCAGTACTACTACAGCAGCAGTGAGGACGAGGACAGTGACCCCGAGGACAAGGACAGaagcaggggtgccctggccagcaGTTCCATGTCTGTGGAAGCTGAGCAAACAGGCGAAGGCATCTCGGTTAACACAG GTCCAAAAGGCGTAATCAATGACTGGCGCCGTTTCAAGCAGCTGGAGACAGAGCAAAAGGAAGAGCAGTGTCGAGAGATGGAGAGGCTGATCAAGAAGCTGTCAATGACCTGCAGGTCCCAtctggatgaagaggaggagcaacagaaacagaAGGAACTCCAGGAGAAGATTAGTGGGAAG ATGACACTGAAGGACTTCGCCCAGCTGAGGGAGGCCCAAGACGACGACGACGAGTTTCTGCAGCAGTACCGGAAACAGAGAATGGAGGAGATGCGCCAGCAGCTGCACCAGGGGCCGCAGTTCAAGCAGGTGTTCGAGATCCCCAGTGGAGAAGAGTTTTTAGATATGATTGATAAAGAACAGAAGAGCACCCTCATTCTGGTCCATATTTACGAGGATGGCATTCTGGGGACCGAAGCCATGAATGGGTGCATGACCTGCCTTGCTGCAGAGTACCCAGCGGTCAAATTCTGCCGCGTGAGGAGCTCCGTTATTGGGGCCAGCAGTCGCTTCACCAGGAATGCCCTACCTGCCCTGCTGATCTACAAGGGTGGTGAATTGATTGGCAATTTTGTTCGTGTCACTGACCAGCTAGGGGAAGATTTCTTTGCTGTGGACCTCGAAGCTTTTCTGCAGGAATTTGGATTACTCCCAGAAAAGGAGGTCTTGGTGCTGACGTCTGTGCATAACTCTGCTGCCTGCCACAGTGAGGACAGCGACCTGGAAATAGACTGA